In Strix uralensis isolate ZFMK-TIS-50842 chromosome 18, bStrUra1, whole genome shotgun sequence, one DNA window encodes the following:
- the TCFL5 gene encoding transcription factor-like 5 protein has translation MSGPAPEEPQTSTPQSTAGAPDPAPGAVGPGGSSEVSFGEQNLSFTTTDVSLVEMMEIEYTQLQRILYSHTEARASEGEVEARLNSFSLPGNSADPPLQQSSQNTSQEECSSNCSGNQSVYPVSGQSGFPSDSSLPSSNPRLGCTDFQELRMMLFSESNLSSSQTEKTPNNSSVEVSGQSLVKVKHSENFVGMNKGSTLAENSAPAPEPRSKSAVRVRLEDRFNSIQTENQEPQESGVNLNNLVTLVRQPSELIGVPLHQQENKCAALGKNKTLPATPTLQFTCPILTMNACSTAGSANPSQTQFSQTSGTSCTILEAAKQQDLGIPKTLSFCYQEIESTKQTVGAMSKALPEEGWIKVGEDTLCKQELNRSCSHAGPLDPNTDRKPLGEIQNVRQSSTAAQGPWQPAPSHPSTQAQGGTQDGVTQRRERHNRMERDRRRRIRFCCDELNLLVPFCTVDTDKATTLEWTTAFLKYIQEQHGDSMKQEFETVFCGKTGRRLKTAGSDSFVTHPVQENKHGFGDQAV, from the exons ATGTCAGGACCAGCCCCCGAGGAGCCTCAGACCTCCACCCCTCAGAGCACAGCTGGTGCTCCTGATCCTGCGCCCGGTGCTGTCGGACCTGGAGGCTCAAGTGAAGTTTCCTTTGGTGAGCAAAATCTTAGCTTCACCACCACAGACGTCAGCCTGGTGGAGATGATGGAAATTGAGTACACCCAGCTGCAGCGCATACTTTACTCACACACGGAGGCACGAGCTAGTGAAGGTGAAGTGGAAGCTAGGCTCAATTCTTTCTCCTTGCCCGGTAATTCTGCAGACCCccctctgcagcagagctcaCAGAACACCAGTCAGGAGGAGTGTTCATCAAACTGCTCTGGGAACCAGTCGGTTTACCCAGTTAGCGGTCAGTCAGGATTTCCTTCTGACAGCAGTTTGCCAAGTTCAAACCCCCGTTTGGGCTGCACTGACTTTCAGGAGCTCAGAATGATGTTGTTTAGCGAGTCAAACCTCTCTTCGAGCCAAACAGAGAAAACGCCTAACAATAGCTCTGTAGAAGTCTCAGGACAGAGTTTAGTAAAAGTTAAACATAGTGAAAATTTTGTTGGGATGAATAAAGGAAGCACGCTTGCTGAAAATTCGGCACCGGCACCAGAGCCTAGATCCAAATCTGCAGTCAGAGTTCGGCTGGAAGACAGATTCAACAGCATCCAGACTGAAAACCAGGAACCCCAAGAATCTGGAGTAAATCTTAACAA tttagtAACATTGGTGCGACAGCCGTCAGAACTGATAGGTGTTCCTCTTCATCAGCAAGAAAACAAGTGTGCTGCATTGGGGAAAAATAAGACTCTACCTGCCACGCCTACTTTACAGTTCACATGCCCGATACTTACTATGAATGCATGTTCTACTGCTGGAAGTGCTAATCCTTCACAAACACAG TTTTCCCAGACCTCTGGAACGTCTTGCACTATTTTGGAAGCTGCCAAACAGCAGGACCTTGGGATACCCAAGACATTGTCTTTCTGCTATCAGGAAATTGAATCCACAAAACAGACAGTAGGTGCTATGAGTAAAGCTTTGCCTGAGGAAGGTTGGATTAAAGTTGGAG AAGACACCTTATGCAAGCAAGAGCTGAACAGAAGTTGCAGCCATGCAGGCCCACTGGATCCAAACACAGATCGCAAACCTCTTGGTGAAATTCAGAATGTACGCCAGAGTAGCACGGCTGCCCAGGGCCCCTGGCAGCCAGCGCCGTCCCATCCGAGCACGCAGGCACAAGGTGGGACACAGGATGGAGTCACCCAGCGGAGAGAAAGACACAACCGCATGGAGAGGGACAGAAG GCGCAGAATCCGCTTTTGTTGTGATGAACTGAATCTTCTGGTTCCATTCTGTACTGTTGATACTGATAAAGCAACAACTTTAGAATGGACAACTGCGTTTCTGAAGTACATTCAGGAACAGCATGGTGATTCTATGAAACAG GAATTTGAGACTGTGTTCTGTGGTAAAACAGGCAGGAGACTAAAAACAGCAGGATCAGACTCATTTGTAACGCATCCAGTGCAGGAAAACAAGCATGGCTTTGGAGACCAAGCAGTCTGA
- the COL9A3 gene encoding collagen alpha-3(IX) chain isoform X2, protein MLASLQCNKGIKKGALGPAGPPGPAGKGLPGPPGPPGPSGLPGGNGFRGPPGPFGLPGFPGPPGPPGPPGLPGALPDGGGDLQCPALCPPGPPGPPGMPGFKGHTGHKGEPGEIGKEGEKGNPGPPGPPGVPGSVGLQGPRGLRGLPGPMGPAGDRGDIGFRGPPGIPGPPGKAGDQGNKGPQGFRGPKGDTGRPGPKGNPGARGLIGEPGMPGKDGRDGAPGLDGEKGDAARVGAPGEKGPNGLPGLPGRAGIKGSKGEPGSPGEMGEAGPSGEPGIPGDVGIPGERGLPGPRGATGPLGLQGPIGAPGVRGFQGPKGASGEPGLPGPTGIRGELGDRGSTGVPGPKGNQGIAGADGLPGDKGELGPFGPPGQKGEPGKRGELGPKGVQGPNGTAGAPGIPGHPGPMGHQGERGVPGITGKPGPPGKEASEQHIRELCGEMINDQIAQLAANLRKPLSPGMTGRPGPAGPPGPPGAVGSVGHPGPRGPPGYRGPTGELGDPGPRGDTGEKGDKGPAGQGIDGPDGDQGLQGPPGVPGITKNGRDGAQGEPGLPGDPGTPGAIGAQGTPGICDTSACMGAVGASTSKKS, encoded by the exons ATGCTGGCATCCTTGCAATGCAACAAAGGGATTAAGAAG GGTGCATTAGGACCTGCCGGGCCACCTGGACCAGCT GGCAAAGGACTACCAGGACCTCCA GGGCCTCCAGGACCCAGTGGGCTCCCAGGTGGAAATGGATTTCGGGGTCCTCCT GGACCTTTTGGTCTGCCAGGATTCCCAGGGCCTCCTGGACCACCCGGACCTCCT GGTCTTCCAGGCGCCCTTCCCGATGGCGGTGGGGACCTACAG tgcccagccctgtgcccacCAGGTCCTCCAGGTCCCCCAGGAATGCCAGGATTCAAG GGACACACTGGTCACAAAGGAGAACCTGGTGAAAtaggaaaagaaggagagaag GGCAACCCTGGCCCTCCTGGTCCTCCAGGCGTTCCCGGCAGTGTTGGCCTGCAG GGCCCAAGAGGACTAAGAGGCCTCCCTGGTCCAATGGGTCCAGCTGGCGACAGA GGTGACATTGGTTTCAGAGGGCCACCTGGAATCCCAGGACCTCCAGGGAAAGCT GGAGACCAAGGAAACAAAGGACCTCAAGGATTCAGGGGGCCCAAAGGCGATACT GGTAGACCTGGACCAAAAGGAAACCCAGGGGCTCGTGGACTCATAGGAGAACCT GGCATGCCTGGCAAGGATGGACGGGATGGAGCTCCTGGACTCGATGGTGAGAAG GGTGATGCAGCTCGTGTGGGTGCTCCTGGAGAGAAGGGACCAAACGGACTGCCT ggacTGCCTGGAAGAGCAGGTATTAAAGGCTCAAAGGGTGAACCA GGCAGCCCTGGAGAGATGGGGGAGGCAGGTCCCTCTGGAGAGCCAGGCATCCCT GGCGACGTTGGTATTCCTGGTGAGAGAGGTCTGCCGGGACCCAGAGGAGCAACT GGACCACTTGGTCTTCAAGGCCCGATAGGAGCCCCCGGTGTCAGAGGTTTCCAG GGTCCCAAAGGTGCCAGTGGTGAACCTGGCCTTCCTGGTCCAACTGGAATCCGTGGGGAGTTAGGTGACAGG GGTTCTACTGGTGTTCCTGGTCCCAAAGGTAACCAG GGCATTGCTGGAGCAGATGGCCTCCCAGGTGACAAAGGAGAACTG GGTCCCTTTGGTCCCCCTGGCCAAAAAGGAGAG CCAGGAAAAAGAGGAGAACTCGGTCCCAAAGGTGTCCAAGGACCTAATGGGACAGCTGGAGCACCAGGGATCCCAGGACATCCAGGGCCCATGGGCCATCAGGGGGAGAGAGGCGTTCCTGGCATCACGGGAAAACCTGGGCCTCCT GGCAAAGAGGCCAGTGAACAACATATAAGAGAACTCTGTGGGGAAATGATAAATG ATCAAATTGCACAGTTAGCTGCTAATCTGCGAAAGCCCTTGTCTCCGGGAATGACGGGTCGTCCTGGCCCAGCTGGTCCCCCAGGTCCTCCTGGAGCCGTGGGAAGTGTTGGGCATCCTGGTCCTCGTGGGCCCCCCGGATACAGAGGCCCAACAGGAGAACTTGGTGATCCTGGTCCTAGAG GTGACACGGGCGAAAAGGGAGATAAAGGACCTGCTGGTCAAGGTATTGATGGGCCCGATGGTGATCAAGGACTTCAAG GACCACCTGGTGTACCTGGAATTACGAAAAATGGCCGTGACGGTGCTCAGGGTGAACCCGGTCTTCCAGGGGATCCTGGGACTCCTGGTGCTATTGGGGCTCAGGGAACTCCCGGAATATGTGACACATCAGCTTGCATGGGAGCTGTTGGAGCATCGACTTCCAAAAAATCATAA
- the COL9A3 gene encoding collagen alpha-3(IX) chain isoform X3, which translates to MLFLVSACVGSPQSTSAMPKGPFGLPGFPGPPGPPGPPGLPGALPDGGGDLQCPALCPPGPPGPPGMPGFKGHTGHKGEPGEIGKEGEKGNPGPPGPPGVPGSVGLQGPRGLRGLPGPMGPAGDRGDIGFRGPPGIPGPPGKAGDQGNKGPQGFRGPKGDTGRPGPKGNPGARGLIGEPGMPGKDGRDGAPGLDGEKGDAARVGAPGEKGPNGLPGLPGRAGIKGSKGEPGSPGEMGEAGPSGEPGIPGDVGIPGERGLPGPRGATGPLGLQGPIGAPGVRGFQGPKGASGEPGLPGPTGIRGELGDRGSTGVPGPKGNQGIAGADGLPGDKGELGPFGPPGQKGEPGKRGELGPKGVQGPNGTAGAPGIPGHPGPMGHQGERGVPGITGKPGPPGKEASEQHIRELCGEMINDQIAQLAANLRKPLSPGMTGRPGPAGPPGPPGAVGSVGHPGPRGPPGYRGPTGELGDPGPRGDTGEKGDKGPAGQGIDGPDGDQGLQGPPGVPGITKNGRDGAQGEPGLPGDPGTPGAIGAQGTPGICDTSACMGAVGASTSKKS; encoded by the exons ATGCTGTTCCTTGTATCAGCTTGTGTAGGGTCACCCCAGTCAACCAGTGCAATGCCAAAG GGACCTTTTGGTCTGCCAGGATTCCCAGGGCCTCCTGGACCACCCGGACCTCCT GGTCTTCCAGGCGCCCTTCCCGATGGCGGTGGGGACCTACAG tgcccagccctgtgcccacCAGGTCCTCCAGGTCCCCCAGGAATGCCAGGATTCAAG GGACACACTGGTCACAAAGGAGAACCTGGTGAAAtaggaaaagaaggagagaag GGCAACCCTGGCCCTCCTGGTCCTCCAGGCGTTCCCGGCAGTGTTGGCCTGCAG GGCCCAAGAGGACTAAGAGGCCTCCCTGGTCCAATGGGTCCAGCTGGCGACAGA GGTGACATTGGTTTCAGAGGGCCACCTGGAATCCCAGGACCTCCAGGGAAAGCT GGAGACCAAGGAAACAAAGGACCTCAAGGATTCAGGGGGCCCAAAGGCGATACT GGTAGACCTGGACCAAAAGGAAACCCAGGGGCTCGTGGACTCATAGGAGAACCT GGCATGCCTGGCAAGGATGGACGGGATGGAGCTCCTGGACTCGATGGTGAGAAG GGTGATGCAGCTCGTGTGGGTGCTCCTGGAGAGAAGGGACCAAACGGACTGCCT ggacTGCCTGGAAGAGCAGGTATTAAAGGCTCAAAGGGTGAACCA GGCAGCCCTGGAGAGATGGGGGAGGCAGGTCCCTCTGGAGAGCCAGGCATCCCT GGCGACGTTGGTATTCCTGGTGAGAGAGGTCTGCCGGGACCCAGAGGAGCAACT GGACCACTTGGTCTTCAAGGCCCGATAGGAGCCCCCGGTGTCAGAGGTTTCCAG GGTCCCAAAGGTGCCAGTGGTGAACCTGGCCTTCCTGGTCCAACTGGAATCCGTGGGGAGTTAGGTGACAGG GGTTCTACTGGTGTTCCTGGTCCCAAAGGTAACCAG GGCATTGCTGGAGCAGATGGCCTCCCAGGTGACAAAGGAGAACTG GGTCCCTTTGGTCCCCCTGGCCAAAAAGGAGAG CCAGGAAAAAGAGGAGAACTCGGTCCCAAAGGTGTCCAAGGACCTAATGGGACAGCTGGAGCACCAGGGATCCCAGGACATCCAGGGCCCATGGGCCATCAGGGGGAGAGAGGCGTTCCTGGCATCACGGGAAAACCTGGGCCTCCT GGCAAAGAGGCCAGTGAACAACATATAAGAGAACTCTGTGGGGAAATGATAAATG ATCAAATTGCACAGTTAGCTGCTAATCTGCGAAAGCCCTTGTCTCCGGGAATGACGGGTCGTCCTGGCCCAGCTGGTCCCCCAGGTCCTCCTGGAGCCGTGGGAAGTGTTGGGCATCCTGGTCCTCGTGGGCCCCCCGGATACAGAGGCCCAACAGGAGAACTTGGTGATCCTGGTCCTAGAG GTGACACGGGCGAAAAGGGAGATAAAGGACCTGCTGGTCAAGGTATTGATGGGCCCGATGGTGATCAAGGACTTCAAG GACCACCTGGTGTACCTGGAATTACGAAAAATGGCCGTGACGGTGCTCAGGGTGAACCCGGTCTTCCAGGGGATCCTGGGACTCCTGGTGCTATTGGGGCTCAGGGAACTCCCGGAATATGTGACACATCAGCTTGCATGGGAGCTGTTGGAGCATCGACTTCCAAAAAATCATAA